The window cgtcttctaaaactcactagcttctagaactctcgtcttcctaaaactcactagcttctagaactctcatcTTCCTAAAAcccactagcttctagaactttCATCTTTCTAAAACTCACAACCTTCTAGAACTTGTCTCCTTTGAACAAGTCCAAACAAAACTCATCTCCAATACAGAAAAACGTGTCAAAATAAATTGTGATCCATGGAAAAGCACTGGCTTAACGCAAAACACAAATATTTTTGACTGCCCACCCTTGAAACAATCAGCAACCAAGTTGTCCTTACCACGGACATGTCTGAGTTCAAGAGGAAACTCCTGTAATATCCGTAGTAACTTTCTACCTCACTGCagagcttctctctcttctcagggTTCACTCGATAGGCATGTTGTAGGATCGGGGCCCAGTCTCCAATATCATGCTCTAGTACATTTGGGTTGGCACATCTGAGAATGATCCCTGATATTATAAAAGCAGGGCAACAATGTCAATATAATTGTACCCAAAAATTTTCAGTTGTTTGCATAAATAATTATGAATACTAAATGTTACATTAATTATAAATATGAAAACCAAATGTACACCCCTTTGTTAATATGTAATAATTAACATAATGGTGAGGCatggaataataaaacatgtatcttttgtcaggctgaatgtttgaaatatgaggtgatttgAGTCATGCTTCTTCAGTAGTGGAATAAAGACAATTAGCACTTGAGTATTGTCAAGAAATGCTGGATTGATGTAGGATTGTTAATAAAATTGATTATAGACCAATGTATTATACTGCGACCATGTGTATAGGCTGCAAGTACCTTGAAATTAAGTTGTTTTAAAGTCGTTGAAAAAAACAACCCAAAACAACATTTTCAACTTTCACATTCAACTACAACCGAAAGCATATTGGACGTTGGGCATAGCCTTCTTTTCAATGTCTTtccaattacatttttttctccaaGTTTCCAAATCAATAACTGTCACAAGAATGTCTAGTTCCAATGATATGAACTCAAAACTCACGATCTACTTTGACCTATTCCCCAGTCAAGACTGGATAGAAGAATTGGACAAAGTCCCAGAATTTCTGCAAAGGGTAAGTTCTTTATTCAGAGAGCTCCGAAAATCATACAAGCACACAGCCTTTTATACCTCACATTTGGTCATATAAATACCCCTACTCTTCTCAAACACTGTCAATGCTGGTTACAAGTCTTCTCCAACACATACATTGCTTATCATATCCTGAAACATGTTACATAATCTACTGCAAGCCTAACggtttctcccctccctgggtgggGAGACCTCCTTCTGTTATCAGTTTTACAGTGGTCACAAGTTGTCTGTCACAAGCTGTCTGTTAACAGTTCCTCTTTTCCTTGAATGTCTCACTTGAATTGCTAAATAGTAAAGTCTTAACTTGTCCTACGCACACACATTAGAGAATTACAGTCTATTAATTCTAATTCTTTACACAGTTATACGTTTCAGGGTGGAATCCTTTAGTCATTACCTTAAACATATAAATTCCATTTTCAATAACCAATATGCAGAAAGAGTTTGTGATATATTGAAAGCCTAAACATAAAATTTGCTATATACACAAACATCTGCCACAATAATCATATTACTTGAATTTTTCTTAAACAAGCACCTGAAATAAACTGCACAAGCACCAGAAACGCTGTTGTTTTGACAAGTAGCAATAAATCAATGATATCGATTTGGGGGAAATCAGGTTGTACGTGCTGTTGAAACGAACACAACtaaaaaaacaaatggaaatgGGAGATATATTTCacctcactggttagaggacaacctgcagaagacagtcagctacatttGAGTGATGCATTTAAATGTAGGGGTCACTAAACAAAGGAACACAACACTTATTTGTCATCACTCATCAATATCATGTTGAAATCCATTGTGCgaaaggagggagatgaggttgcaTGTCCTGTTAAAACTAACGCAGCAAAAACCACACGGAATCTGGGAATAATGTGTACAtccctggttagaggacaacttGTAGAAAACAGCTGGCTacattttgattcaagtgggtggccaacgtggtaagtgtaacacaactcttttttttgtcactttttgttaaatctcataaatagtactctttcaattcagagcctAGATTTTTCCCCTGAGGATAATATCCATTTAATGTTGAAATTAATAGAACAGGGGAGAAACATTTagggttctacattgtgacatcattaaaataatCCAACCATGTTAAAACATTCCACATTGTGACatttcattgatatcatgaaacaactccttcatgtagtttctgatgtttaatcagagatcttttatcagagcacttcttcccacattgattacagctaaaaggtttctctcctgtgtgtatccgCTGGTGTGTAGTCAGATAGCTAGATGtcgtaaaactctttccacattgatcacagctataagatttctttcctgtgtgtattctctggtgtaaaGTCAGATGGTCAGAtctagtaaaactcttcccacattgatcacagctataagatttctcccctgtgtgtattctctggtgtaaaGTCAGATGGTCAGAtctagtaaaactcttcccacattgatcacagctatacaatttctctcctgtgtgtattctcttgtGTAAAGTCAGATGGTCAGAtctagtaaaactcttcccacattgttcacagctataaggtttctctcctgtgtgtgttctcttgtgtACAATGAGATAGCTAGATGAagaaaaactcttcccacattgagcacagccataTGGTTTGTCTCTTTTGTGTAATCTTTGATGTATTTTAAGTTTTACTGAAGAGTTTAATATTTTACCatagtcagagcagcagtgagatTTCTCCCTTGTGTGTCGCTGGTGTATTTTAAGTTCTGATGAAGATTTGCAACCTTTCTCACAGTCAGAGCAGAAGTGAGATTTCTTCCCTGTGggtctctgctggtgtttcttgaggagttctgatctggagagactttTCTCTGCCtcatgatgttgttgaggctccccagaggatccacgatagtcacatctctctcctgtgtgaacaacaaggTCAGACAGATTTTTAAAGCCCACAACACCAGAACTCCACTGTTTATTTGAGGTAAAAGGTGATGCCCAGAGCATCCCCATGAAGTTGTACAACAATTGACGTCTGTTAAATTATTTTACAATTGTCTTAAGACAGTCAAAACCTAAGCAGTGTGGCAGACGACCTTTGGTCTCCAAAAaggcccctttctgtgtttgctaaaATTGCGGCATGAGGGCGATGCACACACAATTTGATTGCAGAAGCTCCTCcatgctaatgaggaaaccgatgtagtatatctgcctgGAGCAAAAATGGTGAGCAGATTTTCtttttcacaatgtattctgaaGATTACAGTGCAAGATCAGGATGCTACTGAAGGAAACTCACATTAAGTTCTGTGTCTATTCACTAATTCACCACCGtggggaaaactcaggggagtTCTCATAGGCTGACAGCAAAAATAGCCTCATTTACAGGTTGCTTATAAGTGCATTTCACATTACTTTTGGAATATAATTGTAAGGCTCGCTTGAATCTCCTGCGTAATAGGTTTGTGTTATTGTCGCAAATAAACTGTTTTATACTTATAAAACaattcaaccagtaaaatgctcTTTAGCTAGCTTTGCCATCAGCCTGACAATGAGGGTTTGTACATTAAGTGTTTATAACAAATTGGCTGTGTGACTGTaactaaacagctacagtattaagaattatgtgtaattattgaagaaccacaTTAATGACAGTATTGATTTGGGTGTTGTCAATAAAGTTAAGGTGACTCTCGGTTAGAATCAATGGATTTAGCAAACTCTGAAATTATTTAGGATCTGTGCCAATGAAAACTGTTTTCCCAGCGTAACATAAGGAGACACTAAATGTTACGTAGGTAGAGTGCATTTCAGAGATCTGAATACAAAAAACTGTCCGACAGCAAGATCCAGTATTTAAGTTCCTCACATGACAAGCTtaacgttatgactataactaaTGTTCCCTCTACTTACTCAACATACCATGGGGAAATACAATCATTCCCCATGCCGACGCATACGGATACTAAATGAAAAGGCCCAtggcagaccacccagacctGACCCCGCAAGATGAGTCCgttttgtcaatttattcattgtctttcgtttgaaacactcctgtcaatgttgagtaaggacacaCACCTAATTAGGCATATAGAAGTAGGACGAGTCTACCTGGCCTGcgcgcaaatgtaggcctataaatgtgcccatttggggatgtctgatagtatttctgattgtcttaacgcaccaccactaatgagttgtggagcttctcaaagcaAACGtatcttcacctcaaacagcaagtaaacaaagtctaatcaaaatcaattgcaaatgagaatagttcctcaaagtatttgaaaaatatttccagctctcgccctttcgataaccactcggcatgaaagggaaaaatgtaatgctctgatccagtggaaatgtcataaaatacctgattacttcttagcCCCTTTCACAAATAGCCGACAACTGTGTCTGTCCAGAACTCACTGGCACGGGAAACTGagagcccagaatattttatacaatgtttcaagttcattgTAGACAGGCCATGTGATTTATAGTATATTTATTTGCAATgcttttatttgttggctttatgtagactatttgtttttacatagttggcaatggcaataaaaGTTACTTATAATTTTAAtagattaataataataataataattttgtagATTAATCACAGACAATGATTTTGAAAtactattataaattaaatgaaactgttccacgaaaatgtgcatatgaaaatcataactggcacgcagattggtagaaatggtCAGATAAATTTGCACTCCAAATGTAGGTTGCTGACTACTTGTGTTGCCTATTACCGGCAATGTCAGAATTTACAAAGGCCTCCAGGAGTAGGTGGTTCGGTTAGAGTCTTTTCTCTTCTGGTTAGACGATATTGATGtaatggcatgaaaataaactgGCTGAATATTATACAATAACTTATCAACAGCTCTAACAATTTGACCTCCACAGGAAATCTACACTGGTcattctagaatatactatatatcctagaaacctggttaaactatcattatgacatcatagaTGAAttctataatatactatatatcctaGAAACGTGGTTAAACTATTATTATGACAAGAAACGTGGTTAAACTATtattatgacatcatggatgaattctagaatatactatatagcctcaaaattAAACTATAATTTTGACCTCATGGATGGCCAGACTTTCTATTATTAGGGtcctgatggggtacaacagttgaactaagctcttggggcatgtgttatattcttcaagaatcaatgactagaaataaattatttaaaagtaaaaaaatggatgtagcattGCAGATTTCCCCGTTAACACCAAACATCAGTccaacaactgcagagtttgtgcctctgtttttaagacagtacttactagtgttaatcAGGGCCCGGTTTCTCAAAACCATCTTACGGCTAAGTACATTGTTAGAACCATTGGACGCCTGAATATGCGTTTGGGAAACCGGGCACAGATATCCAGTTTCCTCGtcgtcttcttcctcctcctttttgGATGTGACagtcacctccccctcctcctcctctttcactccaaaaaccgcatcctcctcttcttttactgtaacatcctcctcctcattcacTCTGAACGTATCTTCCTCTTCTTTAACTGagacgtctttctcttcttctttcaccgtaacagcctcaccctctacttgtttttgtattgtaacttcctcctcctctttcaccagagcttctttctccgtccagcagaccacCTCTTCTTTATCAGGAGGAGAGCagcttagtgaactcatggtcagagatgttagctagctaggctaatgctaacttaaccagcccgCTAGCTGACTAATAACAACACcgtaaatatgaaattaaattGGATAACTAACTAGACGACAGTAGTGAGTTTAAAATACAGTGGCTAATAAACACGAAAGCGTCTAAAGAGCTTAATTGGTTCGTTTATTTTGTCTATCAAGCTACGGAGGAGTCTGActaactgttgctgctgttgaaagaagcgttccgtccactagattatacgtcacaccaGCAGCATCACCTTAAATTCCCAgaccgccatctgctgactggagtgggtaacgcagttgagTAAAATGTAGATTATA is drawn from Oncorhynchus tshawytscha isolate Ot180627B unplaced genomic scaffold, Otsh_v2.0 Un_contig_8732_pilon_pilon, whole genome shotgun sequence and contains these coding sequences:
- the LOC121843573 gene encoding zinc finger protein 664-like produces the protein MSSLSCSPPDKEEVVCWTEKEALVKEEEEVTIQKQVEGEAVTVKEEEKDVSVKEEEDTFRVNEEEDVTVKEEEDAVFGVKEEEEGEVTVTSKKEEEEDDEETGYLCPVSQTHIQASNGSNNVLSRKMVLRNRALINTRERCDYRGSSGEPQQHHEAEKSLSRSELLKKHQQRPTGKKSHFCSDCEKGCKSSSELKIHQRHTREKSHCCSDYGKILNSSVKLKIHQRLHKRDKPYGCAQCGKSFSSSSYLIVHKRTHTGEKPYSCEQCGKSFTRSDHLTLHKRIHTGEKLYSCDQCGKSFTRSDHLTLHQRIHTGEKSYSCDQCGKSFTRSDHLTLHQRIHTGKKSYSCDQCGKSFTTSSYLTTHQRIHTGEKPFSCNQCGKKCSDKRSLIKHQKLHEGVVS